The proteins below are encoded in one region of Candidatus Thiodiazotropha sp. LNASS1:
- the rplV gene encoding 50S ribosomal protein L22 → MTMQTTAKLRHARISAQKGRLIADQIRGLPVEQALDILSFSKKKGAGLVKKVLESAIANAEHNDGADIDELKVAAVSVDEGPTMKRIRARAKGRATRILKRTSHINVTVAEK, encoded by the coding sequence GTGACGATGCAGACTACAGCAAAATTGCGTCATGCCCGGATTTCGGCTCAGAAAGGGCGACTGATCGCCGATCAGATTCGCGGCCTTCCGGTTGAGCAGGCCCTTGATATTCTGTCGTTCAGTAAGAAGAAGGGTGCCGGGCTGGTAAAAAAGGTGCTTGAATCGGCGATCGCCAATGCAGAGCACAATGATGGTGCGGACATCGATGAATTGAAGGTGGCAGCCGTCAGTGTCGATGAAGGGCCGACCATGAAGCGTATTCGCGCACGTGCCAAAGGACGTGCAACCAGGATTCTCAAACGCACTAGTCACATCAATGTGACTGTGGCGGAAAAGTAA
- the fusA gene encoding elongation factor G, which produces MARKTPIERYRNIGIMAHIDAGKTTTTERVLYYTGVSHKIGEVHDGAATMDWMEQEQERGITITSAATTCFWSGMAQQFPEHRFNIIDTPGHVDFTIEVERSLRVLDGAVFVLCAVGGVEPQSETVWRQANKYNVPRMAFVNKMDRMGADFFRVVGHLKDRLGANAVPIQVPVGAEEGFKGVIDLIKMKSIVWSEENMGAQFEYTDIPADLQDTCDEWREHMVEAAAEGTDELMEKYLEEGDLSEEEILAGLRERTLRLEIVPVTCGSAFKNKGVQAVLDKIIEVMPSPVDVPAITGLLDDAEGTEESRPSDDNAPFAALAFKVATDPFVGTLTFFRVYSGVLKSGDSVFNPVKGKKERIGRILQMHSNSREEIKEVLAGDIAAAVGLKDVTTGDTLCAIDKPITLERMEFPEPVISVAVEPRTKGDQEKMGIALSKLAQEDPSFRVSSDEESGQTIISGMGELHLDIIVDRMKREFKVEANVGAPQVAYRETIRSSIEQEGKFVRQSGGRGQFGHVYLRIEPQEAGSGYEFANEIVGGAVPREYIPAVDKGVQEAMGNGIKAGYPVVDVKVTLYDGSYHDVDSSEMAFKIAGSMCFKEGAAKAKPVLLEPMMKVEVITPEEYMGDVMGDLNSRRGIVQGMDDTPAGRQIKAEVPLSEMFGYATDLRSATQGRANYSMEFAKYSEVPANIADAIIKKQ; this is translated from the coding sequence GTGGCACGGAAAACTCCTATCGAGCGCTATCGCAATATCGGTATCATGGCGCACATCGATGCTGGCAAGACGACAACGACAGAGCGTGTGCTCTACTATACTGGTGTGTCTCACAAGATTGGTGAGGTGCACGATGGTGCGGCCACCATGGATTGGATGGAGCAGGAGCAGGAGCGTGGTATCACCATCACTTCCGCGGCCACAACCTGTTTCTGGAGCGGTATGGCTCAACAATTCCCCGAGCACCGTTTCAATATCATCGATACTCCCGGGCATGTCGACTTCACCATCGAAGTGGAACGTTCTCTGCGTGTACTTGACGGCGCGGTATTTGTGCTTTGCGCCGTAGGCGGCGTCGAACCTCAATCTGAAACTGTTTGGCGTCAGGCCAATAAGTACAATGTTCCCCGTATGGCATTCGTCAACAAGATGGACCGTATGGGCGCGGATTTCTTTCGTGTTGTCGGTCATCTGAAAGACCGTCTGGGCGCAAATGCGGTCCCGATTCAAGTGCCTGTTGGGGCTGAAGAGGGCTTCAAGGGCGTTATCGACCTCATTAAGATGAAATCAATCGTCTGGAGCGAGGAGAATATGGGTGCTCAGTTTGAGTACACTGATATCCCCGCCGATCTGCAGGATACATGTGATGAGTGGCGTGAGCACATGGTTGAGGCAGCTGCGGAGGGAACCGATGAATTGATGGAAAAATATCTGGAAGAAGGTGATCTTTCAGAAGAAGAGATTCTAGCCGGTCTGCGTGAGCGTACCCTGCGACTCGAGATTGTGCCGGTAACTTGCGGCTCGGCCTTTAAGAACAAAGGCGTTCAGGCCGTACTCGATAAAATCATTGAGGTCATGCCGTCTCCTGTGGACGTGCCGGCGATAACCGGTCTGCTGGATGATGCTGAGGGGACTGAAGAGTCTCGGCCCTCTGATGACAATGCGCCGTTCGCCGCTCTGGCGTTCAAGGTCGCGACAGATCCATTCGTCGGTACTTTGACTTTCTTCAGGGTCTATTCAGGTGTGCTCAAGTCGGGTGACTCTGTGTTCAATCCGGTAAAAGGCAAAAAAGAGCGTATTGGCCGTATCCTGCAGATGCACTCCAACTCCCGGGAGGAGATCAAAGAGGTGCTGGCAGGCGATATTGCCGCGGCAGTCGGTCTGAAGGACGTCACGACCGGTGATACCCTGTGTGCCATTGACAAGCCGATCACCCTGGAGCGTATGGAGTTCCCCGAGCCGGTCATCTCGGTTGCGGTGGAGCCCAGGACCAAGGGCGACCAGGAGAAGATGGGTATCGCACTCTCCAAGCTGGCACAGGAGGATCCATCCTTCCGGGTCAGCTCCGACGAGGAATCGGGTCAGACCATCATCTCCGGTATGGGCGAGTTGCATCTCGATATCATCGTCGATCGCATGAAGCGTGAATTCAAGGTGGAGGCCAATGTGGGCGCACCTCAGGTGGCCTACCGCGAGACCATTCGCAGCTCCATCGAGCAGGAAGGCAAGTTCGTACGTCAGTCCGGTGGTCGCGGCCAGTTCGGTCATGTCTACCTGCGCATCGAGCCCCAGGAGGCGGGTTCCGGCTATGAATTCGCGAATGAGATCGTGGGTGGAGCGGTTCCCCGCGAATATATCCCTGCGGTCGACAAGGGTGTGCAGGAGGCCATGGGCAACGGCATCAAAGCCGGTTATCCTGTAGTGGACGTGAAAGTCACCCTCTATGATGGTTCCTACCACGATGTCGACTCCAGTGAAATGGCCTTCAAGATCGCCGGCTCCATGTGTTTCAAGGAGGGTGCCGCCAAGGCGAAGCCTGTCCTGCTCGAACCGATGATGAAGGTGGAAGTCATCACACCGGAAGAGTATATGGGCGATGTGATGGGCGATCTCAACAGTCGTCGCGGGATCGTGCAGGGTATGGATGACACGCCTGCAGGCAGGCAGATCAAGGCCGAAGTGCCACTGTCCGAGATGTTCGGCTACGCCACCGATCTGCGCTCGGCCACACAGGGTCGTGCGAACTACAGCATGGAGTTCGCCAAATATTCAGAGGTGCCGGCAAATATCGCCGACGCCATCATCAAGAAACAGTAA
- the rplB gene encoding 50S ribosomal protein L2 has protein sequence MAVVKSKPTSAGRRFVVKVVNDELHKGAPYGPLVAKKSKTGGRNNNGRITTRHRGGGHKQRYRIIDFKRNKEGIPATVERLEYDPNRTAHIALIRYADGERAYIIAPSNLHVGDQVESGSGVAIKVGNCLPLRNMPMGSVVHCIEMKPGKGAQLARSAGASVQLVAREGEYATLRLRSGEMRKVPADCRAVIGEVSNSEHTLRSLGKAGATRWKGIRPTVRGVVMNPVDHPHGGGEGRTSGGRHPVSPWGVPTKGYKTRTNKRTNKMIVRRRNRK, from the coding sequence ATGGCAGTCGTTAAATCAAAACCGACCTCCGCAGGCCGCAGATTTGTGGTCAAGGTCGTCAACGATGAGCTCCATAAGGGTGCGCCCTATGGTCCATTGGTGGCAAAAAAGAGTAAAACCGGCGGGCGTAACAATAACGGTCGTATAACTACGCGTCATCGTGGCGGTGGACATAAACAGCGCTACCGCATCATCGATTTCAAGCGTAACAAGGAAGGTATTCCGGCAACAGTTGAACGCCTTGAATATGATCCGAATCGGACCGCGCATATTGCACTGATCCGTTATGCAGACGGTGAACGCGCCTACATCATTGCGCCCAGCAACCTGCATGTGGGTGACCAGGTCGAATCAGGGTCGGGTGTGGCGATCAAGGTGGGTAACTGCCTGCCGTTGAGGAACATGCCGATGGGTTCCGTGGTGCATTGTATCGAGATGAAACCAGGCAAGGGTGCCCAGCTTGCACGTTCCGCCGGTGCATCGGTGCAATTGGTGGCACGGGAAGGCGAGTATGCCACCCTGCGTCTCCGCTCTGGTGAAATGCGCAAGGTCCCCGCTGATTGCCGAGCAGTTATCGGTGAGGTTTCAAACTCCGAGCACACGCTACGCTCATTAGGCAAGGCGGGAGCCACACGTTGGAAGGGTATACGCCCGACTGTGCGTGGTGTTGTCATGAACCCTGTTGATCATCCGCATGGTGGTGGTGAAGGTCGTACCTCGGGCGGCCGTCATCCGGTATCGCCATGGGGTGTGCCAACCAAGGGGTATAAAACCCGTACCAACAAACGCACAAACAAGATGATTGTGCGCCGTAGAAACCGTAAATAA
- the rplC gene encoding 50S ribosomal protein L3, with amino-acid sequence MAIGVVGRKAGMTRIFTEQGESIPVTVIEVEPNRVTQMKSDENDGYLAIQVTTGDRKSSRVNKPASGHFAKAGIEAGRGVWEFRAEESDIDGIEVGSEIKADQFEAGQIVDVRGRSQGKGYQGGVKRHNFRMQDATHGNSLSHRAPGSIGQCQTPGRVFKGKKMAGQMGAVQRCQQNLEVVRVDAERNLLLVKGSVPGSKGGDLIITPAVKMINKG; translated from the coding sequence ATGGCGATTGGAGTAGTCGGCCGGAAGGCAGGAATGACCAGGATATTTACCGAGCAGGGAGAATCCATCCCGGTTACGGTGATCGAGGTTGAACCCAACCGTGTCACGCAAATGAAAAGTGACGAGAATGATGGTTACTTGGCTATTCAGGTCACCACCGGTGATCGTAAGAGCTCGCGTGTGAACAAGCCCGCTTCAGGCCATTTTGCGAAAGCAGGCATCGAGGCCGGACGTGGTGTATGGGAGTTCCGTGCTGAGGAATCCGACATCGACGGCATTGAAGTAGGCAGTGAAATCAAGGCTGACCAGTTCGAGGCTGGGCAGATAGTCGATGTACGTGGACGATCCCAGGGTAAAGGGTATCAAGGTGGTGTTAAGCGCCATAACTTCCGCATGCAGGATGCCACTCACGGCAACTCGTTGTCACATCGTGCACCCGGATCGATCGGACAGTGTCAGACGCCGGGGCGTGTATTCAAAGGCAAGAAGATGGCCGGACAGATGGGTGCAGTACAGCGCTGCCAGCAGAATCTGGAAGTCGTGCGCGTCGATGCGGAGCGTAACCTGTTGTTGGTGAAGGGCTCTGTGCCAGGCTCAAAAGGTGGTGATCTGATTATCACCCCCGCTGTGAAGATGATTAATAAAGGGTGA
- the rplD gene encoding 50S ribosomal protein L4: MELNVQTAVGAQTLKVSDEVFGAEFKQSLVHQVVSAYMAGARAGTKAQKNRSAVAGGGAKPFRQKGTGRARAGTNRSPIWRSGGVNFAASPRSYAQKINRKMYRGAIRSILSELNRQDRLVVVDEISVSKPKTKELVEKLKGMELSDVLVVTPDPDENLYLASRNLYGVDVRDIDEIDPVSLVAYEKVLVTESAVKKLEETLA, encoded by the coding sequence ATGGAACTCAATGTACAAACAGCAGTAGGTGCACAAACGCTGAAGGTCTCTGACGAGGTCTTCGGTGCAGAGTTTAAGCAATCACTGGTGCATCAGGTGGTATCGGCCTACATGGCAGGTGCCCGTGCCGGCACCAAGGCACAGAAAAACCGCTCTGCAGTTGCCGGTGGCGGCGCCAAGCCTTTCCGTCAAAAGGGTACAGGTCGTGCGCGTGCCGGTACCAATCGCAGCCCGATCTGGCGCAGTGGCGGCGTGAACTTCGCGGCTTCCCCGCGCAGTTACGCCCAGAAGATTAACCGCAAGATGTACCGCGGCGCGATTCGCTCGATACTCTCTGAGCTCAATCGGCAGGATAGACTGGTCGTGGTGGATGAAATCAGCGTTTCCAAACCCAAAACCAAGGAGCTGGTTGAGAAGCTGAAGGGTATGGAGCTGAGCGATGTATTGGTTGTGACTCCCGATCCGGATGAGAACCTCTATCTGGCATCCAGGAACCTCTATGGTGTTGATGTGCGTGATATCGATGAGATCGATCCGGTAAGTCTGGTGGCTTATGAGAAGGTGTTGGTTACCGAAAGCGCAGTGAAGAAACTCGAGGAGACACTGGCATGA
- the rpsL gene encoding 30S ribosomal protein S12: MATINQLVRKPRKRKVQKSNVPALDACPQRRGVCTRVYTTTPKKPNSALRKVARVRLTNGYEVSSYIGGEGHNLQEHSVVLIRGGRVKDLPGVRYHVVRGSLDTSGVEKRRQGRSKYGAKRPKS; the protein is encoded by the coding sequence ATGGCGACAATCAACCAACTGGTGCGCAAGCCCAGGAAACGTAAAGTACAAAAGAGTAATGTGCCGGCGCTGGATGCCTGTCCGCAGCGACGTGGCGTCTGCACCCGTGTCTATACCACCACACCGAAAAAACCCAACTCCGCGTTGCGTAAGGTTGCTCGTGTCAGGCTGACCAACGGTTATGAAGTTTCGAGTTATATCGGTGGTGAGGGACACAATCTGCAGGAGCACTCGGTGGTACTGATTCGTGGCGGTCGTGTAAAGGACTTGCCAGGTGTTCGCTATCATGTGGTGCGCGGCAGCCTCGATACTTCGGGTGTCGAGAAGCGGCGTCAAGGTCGATCCAAGTACGGCGCGAAGCGTCCGAAAAGTTAA
- the rpsG gene encoding 30S ribosomal protein S7, with product MPRRRVAARRETLPDPKYGSELLAKFINMVMQDGKKSVAEKILYGALDTVVDKRGGEPLDLLETALENVRPLVEVKSRRVGGATYQVPVEVRPNRRNSLAMRWLIEASRKRSEKSMAYRLAGELLDASENKGAAVKKKDDTHRMAEANKAFSHYRW from the coding sequence ATGCCAAGAAGACGAGTTGCAGCGCGGCGTGAAACACTGCCCGATCCCAAGTATGGAAGCGAACTATTGGCCAAATTCATCAACATGGTGATGCAGGACGGTAAAAAATCGGTAGCGGAAAAGATCCTCTACGGCGCATTGGACACAGTGGTCGACAAGCGCGGTGGTGAGCCGCTTGATCTGCTGGAGACGGCGCTTGAGAACGTGCGTCCGCTGGTGGAAGTCAAGTCACGCCGTGTCGGTGGCGCAACCTATCAGGTTCCGGTCGAGGTTCGTCCCAATCGTCGCAACTCGCTGGCGATGCGCTGGTTGATCGAGGCATCACGTAAGCGCAGCGAGAAATCGATGGCATATCGCCTGGCGGGTGAGCTGCTGGATGCTTCGGAGAATAAGGGTGCGGCGGTCAAAAAGAAAGATGACACCCATCGAATGGCCGAGGCGAACAAGGCATTTTCACACTATCGCTGGTAA
- the rpsS gene encoding 30S ribosomal protein S19, with protein MPRSIRKGPFIDHHLMKKVDEAVAQNNKRPIKTWSRRSLVAPEMVGLTIAVYNGKQHVPVLVSENMVGHKLGEFALTRTYRGHAADKKS; from the coding sequence GTGCCACGTTCAATCAGAAAAGGCCCATTCATTGACCACCATTTGATGAAGAAGGTGGATGAGGCGGTAGCCCAGAACAACAAACGTCCCATCAAGACCTGGTCACGCAGATCTCTCGTGGCGCCGGAGATGGTGGGACTGACGATCGCTGTATACAACGGCAAGCAGCATGTCCCGGTGTTGGTATCGGAGAACATGGTCGGACACAAGCTGGGTGAGTTTGCACTGACCCGCACTTATCGTGGCCACGCCGCTGATAAGAAGTCCTAG
- the rplW gene encoding 50S ribosomal protein L23 encodes MNNERLMKVLLSPVVSEKSSVVADANQQYTFRVATDATKREIAQAVEKLFEVEVERVQVVNCKGKTKRFGQVNGKRSDWKKAYVRLKPGNDIDFAAGA; translated from the coding sequence ATGAATAACGAGCGTCTCATGAAGGTTCTTCTGAGTCCCGTGGTATCTGAGAAGAGCAGCGTGGTTGCCGATGCCAACCAGCAATACACATTTCGCGTGGCTACCGATGCGACCAAGCGGGAGATCGCACAGGCGGTCGAAAAGCTGTTCGAGGTCGAAGTCGAGCGGGTACAGGTTGTAAATTGCAAGGGCAAAACCAAACGCTTTGGTCAAGTCAACGGTAAACGTTCTGACTGGAAAAAGGCATATGTTCGTCTCAAGCCTGGTAACGATATCGATTTCGCGGCCGGTGCATGA
- the tuf gene encoding elongation factor Tu, translating into MSKEKFERTKPHVNVGTIGHVDHGKTTLTAAITTVQAAKFGGEQRAFDQIDNAPEEKERGITIATSHVEYESETRHYAHVDCPGHADYVKNMITGAAQMDGAILVVSAADGPMPQTREHILLSRQVGVPYIVVYLNKADMVDDEELLELVEMEVRELLDSYEFPGDDTPIIVGSALKALEGDTTEIGSQSIDKLVEALDTYIPEPERAVDGAFLMPIEDVFSISGRGTVVTGRVERGVIKVGEEIEIVGIKETTKTTCTGVEMFRKLLDQGEAGDNVGVLLRGTKRDEVERGQVLAHPGSITPHTHFECEVYVLSKDEGGRHTPFFSNYRPQFYFRTTDVTGACDLPEGVEMVMPGDNVKMVVKLIAPIAMEEGLRFAIREGGRTVGAGVVSKIIE; encoded by the coding sequence GTGTCCAAGGAAAAATTCGAACGCACAAAGCCGCATGTCAATGTGGGCACGATTGGTCATGTAGACCACGGCAAGACCACGCTGACGGCGGCCATCACCACGGTACAAGCGGCCAAGTTTGGCGGCGAGCAACGTGCCTTTGACCAGATTGACAACGCGCCGGAGGAGAAAGAGCGCGGTATCACGATTGCGACCTCGCACGTGGAGTACGAGTCGGAGACGCGACACTACGCGCACGTGGACTGTCCGGGCCACGCCGACTACGTGAAGAACATGATCACGGGTGCGGCGCAGATGGACGGCGCGATCCTGGTGGTATCGGCGGCGGACGGCCCGATGCCGCAGACCCGGGAGCACATACTGCTGTCGCGTCAGGTTGGTGTGCCGTACATTGTGGTGTACCTGAACAAGGCGGACATGGTGGACGACGAGGAGCTGCTGGAGCTGGTGGAGATGGAAGTGCGGGAGCTGCTGGACAGCTACGAATTTCCTGGCGACGACACCCCGATCATTGTGGGTTCGGCGCTGAAGGCGCTGGAAGGCGACACCACGGAGATTGGCAGCCAGTCGATCGACAAGCTGGTGGAGGCGCTGGACACCTACATTCCTGAGCCTGAGCGTGCGGTGGACGGTGCGTTTCTGATGCCGATCGAGGACGTGTTCTCGATTTCGGGACGCGGCACGGTGGTGACCGGACGAGTTGAGCGCGGTGTGATCAAGGTGGGCGAAGAGATCGAGATAGTCGGTATCAAGGAGACCACCAAGACCACCTGTACGGGTGTTGAGATGTTTCGCAAGCTGCTGGATCAGGGCGAGGCGGGAGACAACGTGGGCGTGTTGCTGCGTGGCACCAAGCGAGACGAGGTGGAGCGCGGCCAGGTACTGGCGCATCCGGGCTCGATCACGCCGCACACCCATTTTGAGTGTGAGGTATATGTGCTGAGCAAGGATGAGGGTGGCCGTCATACGCCGTTTTTCAGCAACTATCGACCGCAGTTTTATTTCCGGACCACCGACGTGACGGGAGCCTGTGACCTGCCGGAAGGCGTGGAGATGGTGATGCCCGGCGACAACGTGAAGATGGTCGTGAAGCTGATCGCGCCGATCGCGATGGAAGAGGGACTTCGTTTTGCGATTCGCGAAGGCGGCCGGACCGTGGGTGCCGGTGTGGTATCCAAAATTATCGAGTAA
- the rpsJ gene encoding 30S ribosomal protein S10, which translates to MANQRIRIRLKAFDHRLIDQSAREIVETAKRTGAHVRGPIPLPTKNERYTILISPHVNKDARDQYEIRTHKRLLDIVEPTDKTVDALMKLDLAAGVDVQIKLN; encoded by the coding sequence ATGGCTAACCAGAGAATACGAATTCGTCTGAAAGCATTTGATCATCGACTGATTGATCAATCTGCACGTGAGATAGTGGAGACCGCTAAGCGTACCGGCGCACATGTGCGTGGTCCTATTCCACTGCCGACAAAGAATGAGCGATATACCATTTTGATTTCACCGCATGTCAACAAAGATGCACGTGATCAATATGAGATTCGCACCCACAAACGTCTGCTCGATATCGTCGAGCCGACCGATAAGACCGTGGATGCGCTGATGAAGCTCGATTTGGCTGCCGGCGTCGACGTGCAGATCAAACTGAACTGA